Proteins encoded in a region of the Chitinimonas sp. BJYL2 genome:
- a CDS encoding GNAT family N-acetyltransferase: MIIRFATEADAPVLAALAQAVWVDSYAREGMRAVLADYVRDAFTAERYLRELADPARQIWVAERDGHLLGYASLNMETSPIRPELNRRLETLYVLRRLQGQGVGRALMQAVAVASPQGWLSTWHRNEEALAFYARIGCQRIGETAFELEGESHLNHVLAWGIPA, from the coding sequence ATGATCATCCGCTTCGCTACCGAGGCAGATGCCCCGGTGCTGGCTGCGCTGGCGCAAGCCGTATGGGTGGATAGCTACGCCCGAGAAGGCATGCGTGCCGTATTGGCGGACTATGTGCGGGACGCCTTTACTGCCGAACGCTACCTGCGCGAACTGGCCGATCCTGCCCGGCAGATATGGGTTGCCGAGCGTGATGGCCATCTGCTTGGCTACGCCAGCCTGAACATGGAAACCAGCCCCATCCGGCCCGAACTGAACCGACGGCTCGAAACGCTCTATGTGCTGCGCCGCCTGCAAGGGCAGGGCGTGGGGCGCGCGCTGATGCAGGCCGTGGCGGTGGCGTCGCCGCAAGGCTGGCTGAGCACATGGCACCGAAATGAGGAAGCGCTCGCGTTCTACGCGCGCATCGGTTGCCAGCGCATCGGCGAGACGGCGTTCGAACTCGAAGG